In Pengzhenrongella sicca, a single genomic region encodes these proteins:
- the iolB gene encoding 5-deoxy-glucuronate isomerase: MNPLLVRAGETAHGSVAVDVTPERAGWTFCGLQVVELSAGHSHAIATGPNEVLVLPLAGSCAVTVEGVAHELAGRPDVFTEVTDYLYLPRDTVATLTSAAGGRFAIPSARASRRLEVSYRPASDVVVTLRGAGSASRQVNNYALGNDLETDHLLVCEVLTPGGNWSSYPPHKHDEHSATERALEEIYLFEIRPGPAGPGFAFHRTYARGEHPLDLSEEVRTGDVVLTPHGYHGPSMAAPGYDLYYLNVMAGPAQDGQWLMTDDPAHHWIRETWDSQAVDPRLPMTAPVAAPSSKDPQ, from the coding sequence GTGAACCCGCTCCTCGTCCGCGCGGGCGAGACCGCGCACGGCTCGGTCGCTGTCGACGTCACGCCCGAACGCGCCGGCTGGACCTTCTGCGGGCTGCAGGTGGTCGAGCTGAGCGCGGGTCACAGTCACGCGATCGCCACCGGCCCGAACGAGGTGCTCGTCCTGCCGCTCGCCGGGAGCTGCGCGGTCACGGTCGAGGGCGTCGCCCATGAGCTCGCCGGTCGCCCGGACGTGTTCACCGAGGTCACTGATTACCTCTACCTGCCGCGCGACACGGTCGCGACCCTCACCTCCGCGGCCGGCGGCCGATTCGCGATCCCATCCGCGCGCGCCAGCCGCCGGCTCGAGGTGTCCTACCGGCCGGCGTCGGACGTCGTCGTCACCCTGCGAGGCGCGGGCAGTGCCTCGCGCCAGGTGAACAACTACGCGCTCGGCAACGACCTCGAGACCGATCACCTGCTCGTCTGCGAGGTGCTCACGCCCGGCGGCAACTGGTCGTCCTACCCGCCGCACAAGCACGACGAGCACTCCGCGACGGAGCGGGCCCTCGAGGAGATCTACCTGTTCGAGATCCGGCCCGGACCGGCCGGTCCCGGCTTCGCGTTCCACCGGACCTACGCCCGCGGCGAGCACCCGCTCGACCTCTCCGAGGAGGTACGTACCGGCGACGTCGTCCTGACGCCGCACGGCTACCACGGGCCGTCGATGGCGGCGCCGGGCTACGACCTGTACTACCTCAACGTCATGGCCGGCCCCGCGCAGGACGGGCAGTGGTTGATGACCGACGACCCGGCCCACCACTGGATCCGCGAGACCTGGGACTCCCAGGCGGTCGATCCCCGGCTTCCCATGACGGCCCCCGTGGCCGCCCCGAGCAGTAAGGACCCCCAGTGA
- the iolD gene encoding 3D-(3,5/4)-trihydroxycyclohexane-1,2-dione acylhydrolase (decyclizing) has product MSNDATTATTTTSTVRLTVGQALVRFLTNQYSERDGVEQRFIPGAFGIFGHGNVAGIGQALLQNEVDPAEGEDRLKYYLARNEQGMVHAAVSYARTRNRLQAFACTASIGPGSLNMITGAALATVDRIPVLILPSDIFATRVPDPVLQQLEDPRSLDISVNDAFKPVSRFWDRINRPEQLIPSVLAAMRVLTDPAETGAVTICLPQDVQAEAFDWPLELFRKRVWHVARPAPEAAAIARAAALIRSAKRPLVIAGGGVVYAEASAALAAFADATGIPVADTQAGKGAISFEHPASVGGIGSTGNDAANALAADADVVIGVGTRYSDFTTASHTVFRNPDVTFVNLNVLAFDAAKHSAEMVVTDARAGLEALTAALDGYRVEAAYAAEMVTRVAAWATVTDECYHRNNAPLPAQTEVFGALNDLMGDDDILINAAGSMPGDLQALWRARSPKQYHLEYGFSCMGYEIPAAMGAKLASPASEVVAIVGDGTYQMLPQEIATIVSENLKVILVLLQNHGFASIGGLSESRGSQRFGTKYRMRDDASDRLDGANVPIDLAGNARSFGADVLEVGSIDEFRVAYAAAAASTRTTLIYIETDLDGPNPPASAWWDVAVAQTSRLASTQQAHLEYLEQKAEQRHYL; this is encoded by the coding sequence GTGAGCAACGACGCCACGACCGCGACCACGACCACCTCGACCGTCCGCCTGACCGTGGGGCAGGCGCTGGTCCGCTTCCTCACGAACCAGTACAGCGAGCGCGACGGCGTCGAGCAGCGATTCATCCCCGGCGCCTTCGGCATCTTCGGGCACGGCAACGTGGCCGGGATCGGCCAGGCACTCCTCCAGAACGAGGTCGATCCCGCCGAGGGCGAAGACCGCCTCAAGTACTACCTCGCGCGCAACGAGCAGGGCATGGTGCACGCCGCGGTCTCGTACGCCCGGACCCGGAACCGGCTCCAGGCGTTCGCCTGCACCGCGTCGATCGGGCCCGGCTCGCTGAACATGATCACCGGCGCGGCGCTGGCCACGGTCGACCGGATCCCCGTGCTGATCCTCCCGTCCGACATCTTCGCGACCCGTGTCCCGGACCCGGTGCTCCAGCAGCTCGAGGACCCACGGAGCCTGGACATCTCCGTCAACGACGCGTTCAAGCCGGTGTCTCGGTTCTGGGACCGCATCAACCGGCCCGAGCAGCTCATCCCGAGCGTGCTCGCCGCGATGCGGGTGCTCACCGATCCGGCGGAGACCGGCGCCGTCACGATCTGCCTGCCGCAGGACGTGCAGGCCGAGGCGTTCGACTGGCCGCTCGAGCTCTTCCGCAAGCGGGTCTGGCACGTCGCCCGTCCCGCGCCCGAGGCCGCCGCCATCGCCCGGGCCGCCGCCCTCATCCGGTCCGCGAAGCGGCCGCTGGTGATCGCGGGTGGCGGCGTCGTCTACGCCGAGGCCTCCGCCGCGCTCGCGGCGTTCGCCGACGCGACCGGGATACCGGTCGCCGACACGCAGGCCGGCAAGGGGGCCATCAGCTTCGAGCACCCCGCGTCCGTGGGCGGCATCGGCTCCACCGGCAACGACGCGGCCAACGCCCTGGCCGCCGACGCCGACGTCGTCATCGGAGTCGGCACGCGCTACTCCGACTTCACGACGGCGAGCCACACGGTCTTCCGCAACCCGGACGTCACGTTCGTCAACCTCAACGTGCTCGCGTTCGACGCCGCCAAGCACTCGGCCGAGATGGTGGTCACCGACGCCCGCGCCGGGCTGGAGGCGCTCACCGCAGCGCTCGACGGCTACCGGGTCGAGGCCGCCTACGCGGCCGAGATGGTCACCCGGGTCGCGGCGTGGGCAACGGTGACGGACGAGTGCTACCACCGGAACAACGCCCCGCTGCCTGCGCAGACCGAGGTGTTCGGGGCGCTCAACGACCTCATGGGCGACGACGACATCCTCATCAACGCCGCCGGCTCCATGCCCGGCGACCTGCAGGCCTTGTGGCGTGCGCGCAGCCCGAAGCAGTACCACCTCGAGTACGGGTTCTCGTGCATGGGGTACGAGATCCCGGCGGCGATGGGCGCCAAGCTCGCGTCCCCGGCCAGCGAGGTCGTGGCGATCGTCGGCGACGGCACCTACCAGATGCTCCCGCAGGAGATCGCGACGATCGTGTCCGAGAACCTCAAGGTCATCCTCGTGCTGCTCCAGAACCATGGGTTCGCCTCGATCGGCGGGCTGTCCGAGTCCCGCGGGTCGCAGCGCTTCGGCACGAAGTACCGCATGCGCGACGACGCCTCGGACCGGCTCGATGGGGCCAATGTGCCGATCGACCTCGCGGGCAACGCCCGCAGCTTCGGGGCCGACGTGCTCGAGGTCGGCTCGATCGACGAGTTCCGGGTCGCGTACGCCGCGGCCGCGGCGTCGACCCGCACGACGCTGATCTACATCGAGACCGACCTGGACGGACCCAACCCGCCCGCATCGGCGTGGTGGGACGTGGCAGTCGCCCAGACCTCACGCCTGGCGAGCACGCAGCAGGCCCACCTCGAGTACCTCGAGCAGAAGGCCGAGCAGCGCCACTACCTCTAG
- a CDS encoding CoA-acylating methylmalonate-semialdehyde dehydrogenase, whose product MTLTQEATATAAGAAPAATVLHWINGVETAGGTGLTQPIYNPSTGEISGHVALGDAGTVAAAVAAATAAQKAWGRMSLAKRTTILFRMRELMITHDLELGQIISAEHGKTVEDARGEIARGRETMEFVCGINQASKTDFSSDASTGVDVHGLRQPLGVVAGITPFNFPAMVPLWMHPVAIAAGNAFILKPSERDPSASIFIAKLYQEAGLPDGVFNVVHGGKVAVDAILDDDGISAVSFVGSTPIAKYVHGRGTANGKRAQALGGANNHAIVMPDANITFAASQISSGAFGSAGERCMALPVAVVVGAAAEPLIAALTLEAEKLKVGPGNGSDTDMGPVISADARQRVIDFTTEAVDAGARAIVDGRELVVEGFERGYYVGPTILDNVTTDLRAYKDEVFGPLLVVMRVDTYEEAIELVNSSPFGNGAAIFTSSGEVARQFSVDVEAGMVGINVPIPVPVGYFSFGGWKDSLFGDHHAHGPEGYRFYTKAKVVTSRWPHQATAAAASMNFPGNN is encoded by the coding sequence ATGACCCTCACCCAAGAAGCCACCGCCACCGCTGCGGGAGCTGCCCCCGCGGCCACGGTCCTGCACTGGATCAACGGCGTGGAGACCGCGGGAGGCACGGGTCTCACTCAGCCGATCTACAACCCGTCGACCGGTGAGATCTCCGGCCACGTCGCCCTCGGCGATGCCGGCACGGTCGCGGCCGCCGTGGCCGCGGCCACGGCCGCGCAGAAGGCGTGGGGGCGGATGTCGCTGGCGAAGCGCACGACGATCCTGTTCCGGATGCGCGAGCTGATGATCACGCACGACCTCGAGCTCGGTCAGATCATCTCCGCCGAGCACGGCAAGACCGTCGAGGACGCCCGCGGGGAGATCGCCCGCGGCCGCGAGACGATGGAGTTCGTCTGTGGCATCAATCAGGCCTCCAAGACCGACTTCAGCTCGGACGCCTCGACCGGCGTCGACGTGCACGGCCTGCGCCAGCCGCTCGGGGTCGTCGCCGGGATCACGCCGTTCAACTTCCCGGCCATGGTGCCGCTGTGGATGCACCCTGTGGCGATCGCGGCCGGCAACGCCTTCATCCTCAAGCCGTCCGAGCGCGACCCCTCCGCGTCGATCTTCATCGCCAAGCTCTACCAGGAGGCCGGGCTGCCCGACGGCGTGTTCAACGTCGTGCACGGTGGGAAGGTGGCCGTGGACGCGATCCTCGACGACGACGGGATCTCGGCGGTGTCGTTCGTCGGGTCCACCCCGATCGCCAAGTACGTGCACGGTCGCGGCACGGCGAACGGCAAGCGCGCCCAGGCTCTCGGCGGCGCGAACAACCACGCCATCGTGATGCCCGACGCGAACATCACCTTCGCCGCTTCACAGATCTCCTCCGGCGCGTTCGGCTCCGCCGGCGAGCGCTGCATGGCGCTGCCGGTCGCCGTCGTCGTCGGCGCTGCGGCCGAGCCGCTGATCGCCGCCCTTACGCTCGAGGCAGAGAAGCTGAAGGTCGGACCCGGCAACGGGAGCGACACCGACATGGGCCCGGTCATCTCCGCCGACGCACGCCAGCGCGTCATCGACTTCACGACCGAGGCCGTCGACGCCGGCGCCCGGGCCATCGTCGACGGCCGCGAGCTCGTCGTCGAGGGCTTCGAGCGCGGGTACTACGTCGGTCCGACCATCCTCGACAACGTCACGACCGACCTGCGGGCCTACAAGGACGAGGTGTTCGGCCCGCTCCTGGTCGTGATGCGCGTGGACACGTACGAGGAGGCCATCGAGCTCGTGAACTCCTCGCCGTTCGGCAACGGCGCCGCGATCTTCACCAGCTCGGGCGAGGTCGCCCGCCAGTTCTCGGTCGACGTGGAGGCCGGCATGGTCGGCATCAACGTGCCGATCCCCGTGCCGGTCGGCTACTTCTCCTTCGGCGGGTGGAAGGACTCGCTGTTCGGCGATCACCACGCCCACGGCCCGGAGGGATACCGCTTCTACACCAAGGCGAAGGTCGTCACGTCGCGCTGGCCCCACCAGGCCACGGCGGCGGCCGCCAGCATGAACTTCCCCGGCAACAACTAG
- a CDS encoding sugar porter family MFS transporter: protein MGPTPGAGQISPAQFDAFFTTGKPVKRHSMKAIALVATLGGLLFGYDTGVIAGALPFMSDTVANGGLGLSPLTEGLVTSSLLFGAAFGALYGGRLSDRYGRRHNLLMLAAVFFVGAVGTAFAPSVAVMVAARVVLGLAVGGASATVPVYLAEIAPKELRGRLVAVDQLMIVTGQLLAYSTNAVLANVWDGHSTWRWMLFLCSIPAVALWIGMHRMPETARWFACKFRFGEAAEVLRATRTPGYDIKAELSEMLDVAQESDARREGGWADLKTPWIKRLVLIGVGIAVLQQLTGVNTLMYYAPTILTETGLGTNAALTATIANGVVSVIAAVAGLWLVGRFRRRNLLIIGQLGIIASLAAIATTFGLLVQPSLEAGTTPPTSSSYTVLAFMLCFLIFQQGAVSPVTWVMLSEIFPMRMRGFGMGLAVFLMWIANAIITFSFPLLISTFGGTGTFLVFAVVNVGTMLFSWRMVPETSHLTLEELEGEFRTVS, encoded by the coding sequence GTGGGGCCGACCCCCGGAGCCGGGCAGATCTCGCCGGCCCAGTTCGATGCCTTCTTCACCACGGGCAAACCCGTGAAGCGGCACTCCATGAAGGCGATCGCGCTCGTCGCGACGCTCGGAGGGCTGCTCTTCGGCTACGACACCGGGGTGATCGCAGGCGCGCTGCCGTTCATGTCGGACACCGTCGCCAACGGCGGCCTGGGGCTCAGCCCGCTGACCGAGGGCCTCGTGACCTCGTCGCTGCTCTTCGGCGCGGCGTTCGGAGCGCTGTACGGCGGCCGGCTCTCGGACCGGTACGGGCGCCGGCACAACCTCCTGATGCTCGCGGCGGTGTTCTTCGTCGGCGCGGTCGGCACGGCGTTCGCCCCGTCGGTCGCCGTCATGGTGGCCGCCCGTGTCGTCCTTGGGCTCGCGGTGGGTGGGGCCTCGGCCACCGTCCCCGTGTACCTCGCAGAGATCGCGCCGAAGGAGCTGCGCGGACGGCTCGTCGCCGTCGACCAGCTCATGATCGTGACGGGCCAGCTGCTCGCGTACTCGACCAACGCCGTGCTCGCGAACGTCTGGGACGGACACTCGACGTGGCGGTGGATGCTGTTCCTGTGCTCGATCCCCGCGGTCGCGCTCTGGATCGGCATGCACCGGATGCCGGAGACCGCGCGCTGGTTCGCGTGCAAGTTCCGCTTCGGCGAGGCCGCCGAGGTGCTGCGGGCCACCCGCACGCCCGGGTACGACATCAAGGCCGAGCTGTCCGAGATGCTCGACGTCGCGCAGGAGTCCGACGCGAGGCGCGAGGGCGGCTGGGCCGACCTCAAGACCCCGTGGATCAAGCGCCTCGTGCTGATCGGCGTCGGCATCGCGGTGCTGCAGCAGCTGACCGGCGTCAACACGCTGATGTACTACGCGCCGACGATCCTCACCGAGACCGGGCTGGGCACGAACGCTGCGCTCACGGCGACGATCGCCAACGGCGTGGTCTCCGTCATCGCGGCCGTCGCCGGGCTCTGGCTCGTGGGTCGCTTCCGCCGCCGCAACCTGCTGATCATCGGTCAGCTCGGCATCATCGCCTCGCTCGCCGCGATCGCGACCACGTTCGGACTCCTGGTCCAGCCGAGCCTCGAGGCCGGCACCACCCCGCCGACCTCCAGCTCGTACACCGTGCTGGCCTTCATGCTCTGCTTCCTGATCTTCCAGCAGGGTGCTGTGTCGCCGGTGACCTGGGTGATGCTGTCGGAGATCTTCCCGATGCGGATGCGCGGCTTCGGCATGGGCCTGGCGGTGTTCCTCATGTGGATCGCCAACGCCATCATCACGTTCAGCTTCCCGCTGCTGATCAGCACGTTCGGGGGCACCGGGACGTTCCTGGTGTTCGCGGTGGTCAACGTCGGCACGATGCTCTTCAGCTGGCGGATGGTGCCCGAGACCTCGCACCTGACCCTTGAGGAGCTCGAAGGGGAGTTCCGCACCGTCAGCTAG